The genomic interval CATCATCAAGCCGCTGCGGCTGTTTCGCATCCAGCAGAGCCTGGACGAGATCCTGACCCTGCATCGCCGCCTGTGCGAGCGCGGCCTGCTGGAGCAGAGCGATCTCGACCGCCTGATGGGCAAGGGGCGCATTCAGCCGAGGGAGGTGCGCGACACCCCCAAGGGCATAGACGCCATCACCTTGCGCCAGGTGCTGGAGCTGCTGGCCGGGGAGCCGGACACCGCCTTCTCCACCGATACGGTGGCGCTGCGCCTGTCCCTCAGCCGCACCACGGCGCGCCGCTACCTGGAGTTTCTGGAGTCCGAAGACAAGCTGGACGTGGATCTCAACTACGGTCAGCGCGGTCGCCCCGAGCGGCGCTACCACTGGCGCCGGAGCAGCTAAGGCCGCTCGAATCCGGCGATGCAAAAAAGGGAGCCCGAGGCTCCCTTTTTTCATTGCGC from Aeromonas rivipollensis carries:
- a CDS encoding response regulator: MKPIFTLVIEDDERIGAILAELISSTPGYSLLGRAESLAQADLMMRATEPQLLVVDISLPDGSGLEWVNRLRSHNREVLVVMVTASCDVETIQQALNLGVQDYIIKPLRLFRIQQSLDEILTLHRRLCERGLLEQSDLDRLMGKGRIQPREVRDTPKGIDAITLRQVLELLAGEPDTAFSTDTVALRLSLSRTTARRYLEFLESEDKLDVDLNYGQRGRPERRYHWRRSS